TGGATACATATACCCTTTATGAGCAGTGAGAGAGAAAGTACACTGTTTCAGCAGCCTTATTCAGACCAGCTGCACTGAGGATGGGGATCAGAACAGAAATGTCCAAATCAAAACAACCAGTGTGCTGTCCAAAGGGGACTGGAGCCAAAAGCAGAAGCCTCTTTGCAGttcacaaaaaaacaaaaacaagcataAAATCATGATGCATTTACGTAGTACACAACAAAAGAGTGACAGTAGTAGAATGGGTATGATGGAATTTTTTGTTGACTAATCAAAATACAGTGATGCCACATGCTAAATCGCTCCCCCATGATAACGGAAGTAAATGGTTAAAAGGTTCCTAGTTccagggcctcctgagtggcgcagtggtctaagacgctgcatcgcagtgctagctgtgccactagagatcctggttcgagtcgaCACAAACCAGTGGCGGCTCAGGCTCCTCAatacattagtgaggttgggcgattaggcctggctcgcagttggcgttccaattcattccaaaggtgttcgatggggttgaggtcagggctctgtgcaggccagtcaagttcttccacaacgatctggacaaaccatttctgtaaggatctcgctttgtgcacaggcgCATtgtcaggaaagggccttccccaaactgttgccacaaagttggaagcacagaatcgtctagaatgtcactgtatgctgtagcgttaagatttcccttcacttgaactaaggggcctagccctgaaacctcagaccattattcctcctccaccaaactttacagttggcactacgcagtcgggcaggtagcgttgtaaaaaaaaaaaaaaaaaaaaattcatgaagctcctgacaaacagttcttgtgctgaagttgcttccagaggctgttTGGAAAATAGGTCGAGTGTTGCAACAAAGGACAGACAGTTTTTACGCACTACAGCACTTGGTGGTCCCGTTTTGTGAAATTGTGtgtcctaccacttcgcagctgacctgttgttgctcctagacgtttccacttcacaataacagcacttacagttgagcggggcagctctagcagagcagaaatttgacaaactgacttgttggaaaggtggccacattgaaagtcattgagctcttcagtaaggctaaggcggtgtgctcaattttatacacgtgtcagcaaagggtgtggctgaagtagctgaatccactaatttgaaggggtgtccacatacatttgtatatatagAGTAGTCATACACTCACTGCCCACGACTAGGTCTGCACCTCAGACTGACAACAGTGATTTGAACCAATAAAGAGAATCTCAAACCTCTCACAGGGCCGGCTGATCACAACAGTAACTAACTGAGGGGAATTGTTTAGCTGTGAAATAATCTGACAGTCGATTAACAAATATAACTCACTCTCACCCAATAACTAATTATATTTCTCTACAACCCAAAAGAAAGTCTGGACATTTTTATACAGCAAAAGATGGTAAAACATACTGATGTAAATAAATAACAAACACACACCCTTTAGGGCTGATACTGAATGCAAATTAGTATTTTTTCCACACACAATATAGTAGACTAGAAGATCAGAATATCTTCTGTCTGTAGTGATTAGAGGGGCTGCTGAGATCATAGGGGGGGGGATAGCGGGTGGTCATCACTGTACCTGGAGGGGGTATAGGTGGGCCCCTGCGATCCCTCTCCCAGGTGGGAGATATCGAGCCACTGTCAGAGTGAGGACCACCACTCCGATCAGAGTCCACCCCACCGGTGGGATCTACTAGGCCTCGAGATACtggttatgagagagagagatgtgggagtGGTAggtgagcaagaaagagagagacagcatgTCAATGAGTTCATGAAGCAAGGATGACAAGACCAGAACAATACGTCATGTGCAAAGACAATGCTCCCTCTGTAGGTGATACAGCTGCACATCATTCCCTATTTTGCTGGTGCATGCTCACCACCAAGGAAATTTAGACTATAAAGATAAGCATCTCTGTAACAGATGTATCAACCTTCTAGCAAATTAAGATTCAGCATGTATTTGTATCAGGTGATTAAGAACAGACTTCAGCATTGCTTTACTCAATAACTCAATTGACAGGAGATTAAATAATAATCAAAACTTAATTAAATCTATTTATCCTGCTTTCTTAATGGCATTTTCACCATGTCATGGCACATCAGTTGGTACTAAATAGAAAACGTAAATAGAATCCTACTTATAAACTCATGACATGCCAACGATTAGAACATGATACTCTGCAATGCTTCTAGGACACACGTCTCAAGCCATGTACATTTGGCTACGGTGCAGTGCCACATGTTGCACTGAAGAGGGGGTTTGAACTGGAGAAGTCACCTCTGCCTCCCGGTCCCATGGGAGGGAAGTTTGGAGAGAGGTGTGGCTGGCCATCCATCAGGGTGGGCGGAGACAGGAAGGCTCTGTTCTCGGCGGCAGGGTGACCCAGGGGGGAGGGGCCATACGGTGACCTTTCACCTGCAGGACAGGGAGACAGAAAGTTCAAATATTAGAATAATGACCTATTCAACACCTAGTCCCTATTACACGATaggcactcctgtagatctgagaggattggatgGATATACTGTAAGTAGTTCTGTTAATAACTTAATCTTGACTTTCGGATTGTCGCCATATTGCTTTCACCTATCCAATCGTCTCAATGTAGGGAGGAGCGAGTTGGGATTCAGAGGAGGATATGATTATAGTTAGGGTGATAGGAGGGTTATTGTAGACTCACCTCTGAACGGAGGTCTGCCCATATTGTCCAGAGCATAGGGGTCTTTCTCCACCAGATCTAGCTTGAACTGAGTATCAGTCAACCTGCATGGAGACACCACAGCTGGAGAATACTTTCCACACGGCAGGGAAATACTATTTTGTAGCAACACGTCTGATGAAACTGACTGTATTCTTTAGTACTTACTTTTGCCTGAGGTGTGCATTCTCTCTTTTAATGTAAGCCAGGTCACGGTCAGCAGCTCGTGCTGCTAGCTACAATGCAGACAACAGAGATTACAGATGAGTCGCCAAGCTGAGGAAATCCCATTTAAGCTCCGATTCCGCATGTGTCTTTCTGCTGCTCATCAAGAAAAATGTATGTGGGTCTTGGGGGTGTGGCTTGATGTGGGTCGTAGATCGTACCATGGCAGTTACTGTTGTTTGTCTCTCTTGAGACACCGTGGCAACAACATAGCCACtatcacttcctcaaaatagtcagaattgaTCTAAGTtcttagctagatgtaaaattgtgTGACTAAGGTGTtgggtgcagtatttctcaagttaaAAAAAGACAtgtatgtgggtgtgttatgTTCGTATATATTGTACCCTGGCAAGTTACTGttgtttgtccctcttgagacACCATGGCAACAACATAGCCACTATCACTTTCTAAAAATTGTCAGAATTGATCTAAGGAGGTCTTAGTcacaattttacatctagctaaggtgtttggtgcagtatttttcaagtaaaaaataaatacatttaaaaaaactagTCAGTGCACTGCAAAGTGTATGAGTACTGAGTCAGCTGCTGCTGGCTGCACTCAGGACTGATTTCGGAGAACATGTCTACAACATCATCAGCAAGCTGTCAAACTACCTTAAATAAATCAAAAGCTTCACGCTGTTTATCAGTGCCCAAACatcactagctagctaagttcCATGTAGTAGTAGCCAGCAGGCACATTGAGCAGGCAGGCCACGTTAGCTAAATCAGCTTATCAAGTCACTGGCGAGTGGCGACGTGTGCGCTTCGGTGCCGTTTAAAAAACAATCTATTACCAGAGTTTGCATCTGTCTTGCAGTGTTTGGGCAAGTTTGTCTCACTGCCTGGAGGTTCTGCGATTGGATAGAGCGCAATCAGAGCAGATTTTTGCCGTTACCGTCTCGTGTTAGTGGGCATGGTTGCAATCCAAACCCAGCCCTTATGTAAATTGTGATGACCTCAGTTACACAAATCTCACAAAAGTCAGTTTAGGAATATACTGAccttatgaccaaaattatcctactTACACTTTAGTCAATTTTGGCACTGGAATAAAAATTTCtaatatcgatgccacataggctgTTTTCAACCAGAAATGCATTCAGTTGCGCTTTAACATGACTATGAGCTGAGGTGTGCGCCCTAGTGTGTTACAACTATGTACTTACCCAGTTATTGTGTGCCTTCTTTTCCTGGGAGGTTATCTGAAAAATGGAGGGAGAATGACATTTGTTATTGGCCATACATCAGATAATTGCATGTGGTTTATGTTTTCCCCCCTCTTCTAGTCTCTTATGACAGACTGTCAGATCTCCCACCTGGATCTTGTAGGCCTGGTTGGTCTTCTCCAGCTCATCCTCCAGGTCTTGTGCTCTTTGCCTTTGTGTGGAAACAAAACAGCACCTTGATGTAAGCACTCGCAATACAAAACGCCCTGCGAAAATTTTGGACATGTGCAACTCTATGTTTCACAAAATTAATTGGATGTATTCGATTGACAGCAAGTGTACTGAAAGTATACCTTTAAATTTCAGGCCTGTATGAAAACACCGTAAACAAGAGATTTGCAGGGTAGGTTTGGAGACAGGTGATATCTGGAGTCAgggatggtttgtgtgtgtgtatgtccagtAGCCGACCTGTAGCTGCTGAGCTCCTCCACGGCCAGGCTGATACTCCTGTCAGCCTTGGTCAGCTTCTCCTCCTTCTGCAGacgctccctctcctccaccgTCAGCATCCTGACACCAGGGAGAACACCCATTATATGCATACCACAGAGTGGAACAGCCATGATCAGACAAACATTACCAGGCCATGTGTGGTCCAGtgcatctcagttggtagagcatggcgcttgcaatgccacagatagtgggttcgattcccattgGGGACACCCTTACATAAAAAAGgtatgcacacatgactaagTTGCTTTGCAAAAGTGTCTGCTACAttacatatattattatattaccaGGCATGCAGCAGTTCAATAGTCCCACTTATTGAATATAGTTATTATGAAGTGTAACCAAACTTTCATAAATCAGCCATTATAAATGCTTATAAATCCTtcataaatgtttttttgtttgttatgaACAGCCTGTATAAAATGACAAAGTTCATGGATGAAGCTGTGCATTTGGGTCAGCCTTAGAGTGGCTCCAGTATAGTACCTGTGTAGTTTGAGCTCATTCTCCTGGTACATCTCTGTCATGATCTGCAGTTTCTGTTGTAGTTTCTGCACCTGGCCCGTGTACTTCTCACTCTCGGTCTGCAGAGAGTCCTTCTCATTCTCAAGTTTCTTAATCCCCTCTGCAACCCAAGTTTCAACCTGGTGTTAAAAACTAGACATGGTTTTTCATTAAATGTCAGAGGTTTACAGCAGTTTAGGCTGGTTTCCCGGACACTGACGCATGTCCTTTTTAGTCCAGGAGGACACAGCTTAATATGCATCTGGGAAACCAACCCTTTGGGTCTGTTGTATCATGAAAACAGCAACTCAAGCTCATTTCAATATAACCTACAGACATTTTATGTACATTATAAAATGTACTTTGTTATATTCTTGTTTTGTTCTCCGCAGTGAAAAGTTACTACTGAACAGCATAATACTCTGCTTACCTTGGAGATCCTCCATGGCCTTGACTTCATCTGCTAGCTTGGCAAACACCCTGTCCTTGTCTTCATCCACTGACTTCAAGTCTGCATTCATCTAAAAATGTTAAAAAACAGGTCTCATTTCCCATCTATTGCTGACAAGAGTTTTGTTTGTAAAACTGAATTTTATTTAAGTGAAGACATACCTTGGCTGCATGAATTAGTTTCTGTATTCTTTGTCGTTGATGGTTATCTgtgtataaaaaaaacaaaagTTAAATCTGGGAAGACAGATATCCCACTTCCTCAATATCCTgacacaaatgttttttttttttaaatccaatcGATGATCTTGCATAATAATACAAAGAGATGGTGAGCGAAAGCCAGTTGATCATACCTACTGGCGGTTATAGTCTTATCTACCATAACCTCACCTGGCCCCTCTCCATTTTCCGCCCCTCGTGTCCcatttctctcctctccgttGGCTCCGTCCTCCAGCACTGAGTCCCAGTCCTTTATCTTCAACAGGCAGTCTGTCAGGGactaatggagagagagagagagtgagagcgagagagagcgtgagaaggCTTTACCATTTAAATAACTATAGTTTTTCCCCCAAGGAAACGTATTTTGTTGAGTGATACATACAACAAAACACAGTATATACCATTTACAATAATTAACAGGCAATAGAGGATTACCATTATGACCATAGCCACTTAGGGTGTCAACTAACTAAATGTTAGTTGacactagggctgtggcggtcacaaaatgtcatcagccggtgattgtcaagcaaataaaatgtcggtctcacggtaattgaccgttaatataagaacattaagcatctcctggcttccacacattttttacatttattaaacctttatttaactaggcaagtcagttgagaacaaattcttatttacaatgacgccttggaacagtgggttaactgccttgctcaggggcagagtttagagtttatatatatatatatatactgctcaaaaaaattaagggaacacttaaataatccacttaggaagcaacactgattgacaataaatttcacatgctgttgtgcaaatggaatagacaaaaggtggaaattataggcaattagcaagacaccccccaaaacaggagtgattctgcaggtggtgaccacagaccacttctcagttcctatgcttcctggctgatgttttggtcacttttgaatgctggcggtgctctcactctagtggtagcatgagacggagtctacaacccacacaagtggctcaggtagtgcagttcatccaggatggcacatcaatgcgaactgtggcaaaaaggtttgctgtgtctgtcagcgtagtgtccagagcatgcaggcgctaccaggagacaggccagtacatcaggagacgtggaggaggccgtaggagggcaacaacccagcagcaggaccgctacctccgcctttgtgcaaggaggtgcactgccagcgccctgcaaaatgacctccagcaggccacaaatgtgcaaatgTGCAAAGCAGCCCTTAAGCCCAATTTGTGGGGAGAAAAGcggtggtatccaatcgctagcaattactatcttgtctcatcgctacaactcccgtacgggctcgggagaaacgaaggtcgaaagccatgcgtcctccgaagcacaacccaaccaagccgcaatgcttcttaacacagcgcgcctccaacccggaagccagctgcaccaatgtgtcggaggaaacaccgtgcacctggccccctcggttagcgcacactgcgcccggcccgccacaggagtcgctggagcgcgatgagacaaggatatccctaccggccaaaccctaccatacccggacgacgctaggccaattgtgcgtcgccccacggacctcccggtcgcggccggtcgAGAcctatgcaataaaatgctaattaattacttcaaaatcatacaatgtgattttctgcatttttgttttagattccgtctctcacagttgaagtgtacctatgataaaaatgacagacctctacatgctttgtaagtaggaaaacctgcaaaatcggcagtgtatcaaatacttgttccccCCACTGTATATGCCAGTTAGGGTCTACACCGCTTGTAAAGCTGAtcaatgtgcttaattttaagaagttatttggccactttagttgtgacaCAAACCATATTAAAACATATagacctatgggctaggctacatgaggtgtgcgactatgattcgaACAAGTCGCAAAAAAAAGGCATATTTTCTTATGATGGGCATCATTCACAAattatatataattcacaagtgataggctaatattgtcacccatcagactattctttgatttaatcttgtctttacatatactaaataatatgtgaCATTTGTCTTGATTtcgaatggaccattatcatgcacctgcaAACAGAGGATGCTTTtccccgtggtttattttcatgccagccaggtaggctatactcctgtcgtaaatataagcaatgtgcttaacatTAGGAAAGtttagaaataaatatagtattcctagcctatagaaagctgatgggatcctctttttaCTAGCGGCCATCACTCGGTTTTCTcctgcaattgcatagcctatagaaatgttgcgcaacatgagctcctATGAAGTGTTTACATTGATattagagggacaacagagaactgagtaccaggcagttagcaagtttggtaggctactaatgaccagcagcagcccTTGGAGAAGCTTAATTACTGTGACTAAACAGTCAtctggaatttgactgccttaatgactgccggtgtggcagtaatacggtcaccgcaacagtccTAGTTGACACCCTCAGTAATCTTCAAAGTGTGTGGTGATTGGTTTTTCCCAGTACATGAAGAATATGCAAATGTTTGTTATAGGCACACATTTAGCTGCATGTGTTTTTTTCCAGTGCAGTAATATGAATGCAAACCTTGATGCTCTCGTCtttggtggcagcatcctgcACCATTCCAGTGTAGGAGCTCTCACacatcctcatctcctcctccagtTCACTCATCCGCTCCCCCCAGTCCTCTGCTTCCTGGACCAGCtgtgggaagagggggagagggtgagaaCCACACCAGAATATAGGACAATTTCTGCTTTCTCTTCAGCACAACCCATGCAGGTTCTTTGTATAAACGGCAACCAAGCCTGATATGGAACTGGAGTTTAAACACTATAAGTGACAGAGCCATACATTTAGATATCAGTGGCTCTGATTCGTGGGTACtgtatacagtgagggaaaaaagtatttgatcccctgctgattttgtacgtttgcccactgacaaagaaatgatcagtctataattttaatggtaggtttatttgaacagtgagagacagaataacaaaaaaatccagaaaaaagcatgtcaaaaatgttcatttctttgtcagtgggcaaacgtacaaaatcagcaggggatcacaTACTTCCCCCCCCCTCGCTATAGCTGTAAATTGACATCTTATATGTCAGGTTACATACCTGTACATTGTTCTCCTGGAGCAAGGCCTTCTCTTCTTTTGCTGCCTCCAGATTATTCTGATTCCTCTCACTGTTCATGTCATATATTTTCAGGGTTGTCTGTGCCTGAAAAGGGCAAAATGTGTTAAATCTATCCTGGCTCTAAGTGTGTGGATATTATTAACATGCCGAACAGGAAGGAATTACAATTAACGTGTTGTTCAAGATATATAACACTGTAATGCGGACATGTGTCAGTGTCATACTTTACCTGCTCTGTCTGGGACTTGAGGTCCCTGGTTTCTTCTTCTACAGTTGTCAAGGTTTCCTGCATATCTGCAATCTGTAAAATCACACAAATCACCACATCTCAAAAATAAAAGAACTGTGAAATATGAGAGCAAAGAGTGAAACTGAAAAAATAAAAGATGTCAACGCATAAACATCAAAACACAGGAAAAGGTGAAAAAATGTCCAGTCCGAAGTCAAACTCACCGTCTTCTCCTGCTGCAACCTCCTCGCTCTCTGGATATGTAGGTCCTCCTTTAACTTTTCTATATCATCTCCAAGCTGTGTATTTGACTGTTTCAGTCTCTGGAACATCACCTGAGTAGGAGACCATTATAGGTTTACTCGGACTTGAAATATGAgaatgttcattcagtattgagAACAATTATACTGTGTAATTTCTGTGTCTTACCTCCAGATTCTCCCTCTCTGCGGCTTTAGCCAAAACGCCACTATTCCGCAGGGCAGATTCCAGTTTTTCATACTAAAAAATGTACATAAATAAACATAAACAAACAGTAGCAAAGGCATTCATAACACACAGGTCTATACAAAACATGTAATTTCCGAGGGCATTGCATTGAATAGTGTGCGAATCCAgtgagacagaaacacacacacactgcattctttGTCATAGGACTCACTTTTTGTTGAACCTCACTCAAAGTCTTAAGTACTTTGCACTTTTCATCTAATAGTTGAGCCACCTTCAGGCCCATCCGCCTCTCTTTGCCAGAATATAGTCTGCTCTTTATCTGGAAACAAGAACAATTGTGTGAGCTTGGTCACGCCCCGATCAAAAGAAAGAATGCTGTTGTTCATCTCTATACTTGCATGCTGGTATAAATATCAGACAGTCAACTTACACATTGGTAGAACCTACAGGTGAACAATAGGAGGGTGCCCAACCCCAGCAACGCAGTGACGATGACAGCTTCCCATGGTAGTCCATACAGGTCAGGACCTGGCCTTATGTCATCAGGAAGGGATGAAACAACCTGGGTAGAAAATCAGATAAATTGCTTACAATCAAAAGACTTGCTATAGTATTTTTATTCAGGTTTCAGGCCCTGGATTGCGAGTACGTAACAGTCAAAATGCAAACGTCCAACTTCCtctaaacacagacacacagctagttGTTGTGAGTGATTGAAAAGTAAAGTGATTGTCATTGCAACAAGGAGCCACAACAAGCTCGCATTTAACCCCATTGTCTACTCCAATctcgtcaccaagcttaggactctgggtctgaacacttccctctgcaactggatcctggacttcctgacgggccaaccccaggtggtgagggtaggcaacattacctccgccacgctgaccctcaacacaggttTGTGTGGttagtccactcctgtactcgctccaacacaatcatcaagtttgctgacaacacaacggtggtaggccggATCACCGGCAACGATGAGTCCCCCTACAGGGTGGCgatcagtgacctggcagtgtggcaccagaacaacaacctatccctcaacgtcagtaagaccaaggagccgatcgtggactacaggaaacaggaggagtgagcatgcccccatccacatcgacacagtggagcagtttgagagcttcaagttccttggtgtacaaaTCACAAAAGACTTAATTTGGTCTAAACACACGCGCACAGTCATGAAGAAGCTGCGATAGCATAGgccctcaaagttctacagctgtaccattgagagcattttgactggctgcatcactgcctggtatggcaatagcaccgccctcgatcgcatggcacacagagggtggtgcggacagcccagtacttcactggggcagagctccctgccattcaggacATTTATATCAGGCatggtgcttctacacctgcattctagctgtttggggttttaggctgggtttctgtacagcacttcgagatattatctgatgtacgaagggctatataaaataaaattgattgattgattgtaggaaggcccggaaaatcgTTGAAGACTCCAACCtcccaagccatagactattcACTCTGCTTCTGCACAGCAAGTgataccggtgcatcaagtctgtcACCAACAGCCTTTTGAACAGGttctatccccaagcaataagactgataaatagctacTACTCTATCTTATATCTTGATGCCTAGACACCTTACCCATATCtaccatcactccagtatctctgcacattgtaaatacggTATTGTaaatgaccctgtatatagaatgCTTACTTACTTATTGTGTTGGTCATATTTCTTGGGtgtttatttgtatatatattttttgtattacattgttattgaattgttgggttttgagtttgcaagaactgtatttcactgtacttgtgtatGTGACATAAAAACTTCAAACTAACTAGGCAGCAATCTAGCTACTTAGGGTGTTTTAACACTTGGTCCATTTCAGTCAATTTTTGTTAACTCAGTGC
The sequence above is a segment of the Salvelinus fontinalis isolate EN_2023a chromosome 15, ASM2944872v1, whole genome shotgun sequence genome. Coding sequences within it:
- the LOC129811871 gene encoding melanoma inhibitory activity protein 2-like isoform X1, producing the protein MEDQTSGEAVATQLADFKMTARTYYTLAVEKVRDVVSSLPDDIRPGPDLYGLPWEAVIVTALLGLGTLLLFTCRFYQCIKSRLYSGKERRMGLKVAQLLDEKCKVLKTLSEVQQKYEKLESALRNSGVLAKAAERENLEVMFQRLKQSNTQLGDDIEKLKEDLHIQRARRLQQEKTIADMQETLTTVEEETRDLKSQTEQAQTTLKIYDMNSERNQNNLEAAKEEKALLQENNVQLVQEAEDWGERMSELEEEMRMCESSYTGMVQDAATKDESIKSLTDCLLKIKDWDSVLEDGANGEERNGTRGAENGEGPDNHQRQRIQKLIHAAKMNADLKSVDEDKDRVFAKLADEVKAMEDLQEGIKKLENEKDSLQTESEKYTGQVQKLQQKLQIMTEMYQENELKLHRMLTVEERERLQKEEKLTKADRSISLAVEELSSYRQRAQDLEDELEKTNQAYKIQITSQEKKAHNNWLAARAADRDLAYIKRENAHLRQKLTDTQFKLDLVEKDPYALDNMGRPPFRGERSPYGPSPLGHPAAENRAFLSPPTLMDGQPHLSPNFPPMGPGGRVSRGLVDPTGGVDSDRSGGPHSDSGSISPTWERDRRGPPIPPPGYMYPDPGLPYRRPLPGAFPLGPMGPPPSRGPGPAEPHNFGPHPGDQSDSSFMENSMGPGENERDSHMSASGDLRMGPPPLGPPGMGPLPPMDPYFARRGPPGPFGPPDFFPPRGPAGPPIGMRGPPPPGMFGRFPPLLHMGYPPMRPHPDSFPPGPPPRPSPPDSEQPPDQSPSPHDVI
- the LOC129811871 gene encoding melanoma inhibitory activity protein 2-like isoform X2, whose protein sequence is MGLKVAQLLDEKCKVLKTLSEVQQKYEKLESALRNSGVLAKAAERENLEVMFQRLKQSNTQLGDDIEKLKEDLHIQRARRLQQEKTIADMQETLTTVEEETRDLKSQTEQAQTTLKIYDMNSERNQNNLEAAKEEKALLQENNVQLVQEAEDWGERMSELEEEMRMCESSYTGMVQDAATKDESIKSLTDCLLKIKDWDSVLEDGANGEERNGTRGAENGEGPDNHQRQRIQKLIHAAKMNADLKSVDEDKDRVFAKLADEVKAMEDLQEGIKKLENEKDSLQTESEKYTGQVQKLQQKLQIMTEMYQENELKLHRMLTVEERERLQKEEKLTKADRSISLAVEELSSYRQRAQDLEDELEKTNQAYKIQITSQEKKAHNNWLAARAADRDLAYIKRENAHLRQKLTDTQFKLDLVEKDPYALDNMGRPPFRGERSPYGPSPLGHPAAENRAFLSPPTLMDGQPHLSPNFPPMGPGGRVSRGLVDPTGGVDSDRSGGPHSDSGSISPTWERDRRGPPIPPPGYMYPDPGLPYRRPLPGAFPLGPMGPPPSRGPGPAEPHNFGPHPGDQSDSSFMENSMGPGENERDSHMSASGDLRMGPPPLGPPGMGPLPPMDPYFARRGPPGPFGPPDFFPPRGPAGPPIGMRGPPPPGMFGRFPPLLHMGYPPMRPHPDSFPPGPPPRPSPPDSEQPPDQSPSPHDVI